The Porphyrobacter sp. LM 6 sequence GGCTGGTGGTCGCAAGCACCGCATCGCCAAGCTCCTTGAGCGGCTTGGCCTGTGCGGGCTTGCCATTGAACAGTGTCGGCTGGCCGATCCGCCCAACCCAGCGCTCGCCCGCGATCGGCTGATCGATAATGCCGAGCACCGGCCAGCCGTCCTGCAACAGCGCGATCAGCGTGCCGAAGATCGGGCGGCCGGCGATGAAGCTGGTGGTGCCGTCGATCGGATCGAGCACCCACTGGCGGCCTGCGCCTTCATTGCGGGTGCCGTATTCCTCGCCGATGATGCCGTCGGCGGGGAAGGCCTCCTCGATCAGCGCACGCATCGCGGCTTCGGCGGCGCGGTCGGCCTCGGTGACGAAGGAGCGATCAGCCTTGCGTTCGTGGCTCCACGCCCCCCGGAACAGCGGACGGATGGCGGCTCCCGCAGCATCGGCAAGGCGCAGGGCAAGGGCGAGATCGCGGTCGGTTCGGGCATCGGTCATGGCTCGCTGCGTTCAACTGGGCGCACGCGATTTGCAAGCGCGAAAGATGCGTGATGCTTTGCAACCGCCCGAAATCGGTTAGGGTAAATACCGAATGAGCAACAGCGGGGCACCGATGAGCAGCGAGAATCCGGCCGCAAGGCCCGATCCTGTGATTCTGCCGGCGATGCGTTCGGCGCTCGGTCACACGCGCGCTGGCGAGCCGCTGTCGAACAACCGCGCCCCTTGCCCTGAACTTTCGCCGTGGGTGGCGCGTATCTATGCCACCAAGGTCGAAATGGCGCCCGATGATGTTCTCCATTGCGGGCTGATCGCCGATACCCCGGTGATGCGGACGCTGTTCGCTGGCGAATGGACGGCCCAGACGCGCGACGGGTTCGGGCGGTATGGCCCTTCCGCGATGCTGTTCGGCGCGCAGACGAAGCGCATGGCGGTGAGCGTGAGGGGCAGCTTTGCCACCATCGGCGTGGCGCTGAAGCCCGGGGCCATGACCGCGCTCAGAGGGCCCAAGGTCGAAGATACACTCGACCGGATCATTCTCTATGATCACATCTACGGCGATGCCGACTGGGGCACGAGCGAGCGGCTGATCGAATGGTTTGATCCCTCCGCCTCGCCCGAGCGCTGGCTGCGGGTGGCCGAAAAGCTGGTGCAGCAGCTGGTCGATCTGGCGGGCGGGGAGAAGCCCGATCCTATCATCGAGGTGTTCGACAAGGCGGTGTTCGCCGATCCCAATCTCAGCATCGCCGAATTCGCCGAGGAGCACCGGATCGAGAGGCGTTCGCTCGAACGCAAGATCAAGAGCGCCTATGGCCAGACCGCGACGCAGGTGCTGCGCCGCGCCCGTGCGCTCGATATCGCTGCCCACCTGCGCGGTGTCGCCGACGATAGCGAGGCAGAAGAAGCCGCGCTCCGGTTCTTTGACCAGAGCCACATGATCCGCGAATTCCGCGCCTTCTTCGGCATGACCCCGCGCCAGTTCGCGCGCACGCCGCAGCCGTTCATGACGCTGACGCTGGAGGCGCGGCAATCGCGGCGGCTGGAAGTGCTGGGCCGCGCGCTGCCGGATGAAAACTATCCCTGGCGGATGTGATCAGGGATAGGGCGCGAGATAGGCGGGTGGAATCGCGCTGTCGCCCGCCATCACTATAACGAAGCCCGCCGCCAGACCCACGCCAAGTCCGGCCACCATCAACGGCAGCAGGTTGCTGCGGACCCGCCATGCCAGGGCACAGGCGCCGTGCACGAACAGCGCGGCGACGCCGAGGAAGTAATAGGGCGCGAAGAATCCGGCGAGACCGGCGTGAAATCCGGCGGCCGCGAAGTGGTAGTTGGTATCGAGCCCGAGGAGCAGCCGCCCGGCCCAGACCGCGCCGACGTGGTTGAGGATGAACAGAGCAAGGATGCCGCCGGAAATCGCCTGCGCCCATGCCAGCCGCCCGCGCCGCTCGCCCCGGGTGCGCCAGATCATCGTCAGACCCGTGCCGAGCTGGAACGCCAGCGCCAGCATCAACAGGGTTTCGGCCACGATGTTGCGATAGAACGGCCGAAGCGCCTCCATCACCGCGATATGCGCGGCTTGCCCGGCAAACATGGCAACATGATTGCCGAGATGCAGCAGCACGAAGACCCCGATGAGCCCGCCGCTGGCGAGATGCAGGCCGCGGGTGCGTCGGTTGCGGTCAGTCATGCCGCGGGTCCCTTTGGGCTCAGTCGAACAGGCTCGACACCGAGCTTTCGTCCGCAATGCGGCGGATCGCTTCGCCCACCAGCGGTGCGATGGGAAGGACGCGGATACGGTCGGATGCGGCAGTCGCCTCGGTCGGGCGGATCGAATCGGTGATCACCAGTTCCTTGAGCGCCGAGCCGTTGATGCGCGCCACCGCGCCGCCCGAAAGCACGCCGTGGGTGATGTAGGCCGCAACCGACTTGGCGCCGCCCTCCAGCAGGGCCGCAGCCGCATTGCACAGCGTGCCGCCCGAATCGACGATATCGTCGATCAGAATGCAGTGCCTGCCCGAAACATCGCCGATGATATTCATCACCTCGGATTCGCCCGGACGATCACGACGCTTGTCGACGATGGCCAGCGGCGCATTGTCGAGCCGCTTGGCCAGCGCGCGGGCACGCACAACGCCGCCGACGTCGGGCGAGACCACCATCAGCGCCTGATCGCCGTAGCGCGCCTGAATATCGGCGGCCATCACGGGCGCGGCATAGAGGTTGTCGGTCGGGATATCGAAGAAGCCCTGGATCTGCCCGGCGTGGAGATCCACCGCCAGCACGCGGTCAGCGCCCGCTTCGGTAATCAGGTTCGCCACCAGCTTGGCCGAGATCGGGGTGCGCGGACCGGGCTTGCGGTCCTGCCGGGCATAGCCGAAATAGGGCACCACCGCAGTGATCCGCTTGGCCGAGGCACGGCGCAGCGCATCGATGCAGATCAGCAGTTCCATCAGGTTGTCGTTCGCCGGGAAGTTCGTCGGCTGGACCACGAACACGTCTTCACCGCGAACGTTCTCGTGGATTTCGACGAACACTTCCTCGTCGGAGAAGCGCCGCACGCTGGCATCGGTCAGCGGGATTTCGAGATAGGCCGCAATGGCCCGGGCGAGCGGCAGGTTCGAATTGCCGGACATGATCTTCATGACGCGCGAATCCCCGGATGGCAGGTGGTAAGGCCCGCCTAGCGACGCGTCATGGAATTGCAACGGACAGCGGCGCGGTTGCCCACCGCTTGCGGCAGTCGCGCAGGCTTGGTCAGCTGTCGATCTGGCCGCTCTGGTAAGCGCGCGGCGCGGAAATCTTCATCCGCTGTTCGAGCGAATCGACCAGCGTGTCGCCGGTCAGAAGCTCCGAAAACTCCATCCCCAGCCGGCCATCATCAGACCAGGCGACGATCCCGTTGACGCGCGAATTGCCGCAAGTGAGCGTGACCATCTCGAACACCCGCAGCGGCTGGACCACGTCGAGCAGCGCGCCGTTGACCGAAACGTCGCGCACGCAGACTTCCTGCGTCGAATCCTCGCCTTGCAGCATCGCCTTCAGGAAGGCGGGCGTGCGGCGGGGATTTCTCTTCTTGACGATCATGTGCGGCACTCGGGCAGGGGTTGGCAAAGAAACTCGCCAAGGCCGTAGCCCAACCGATTTTACAGAGTGTTAAGGCGCGGCCTGACCCTCCGGAAACACAGAACCGGCCCTATTGACAATGGGAGAGCGGATTCGAAAATCGTGTAAATTAAAAAAGCGATTCCTTAAAAATAAACAGAAAGTCATGAATTTTGATATTTTCTGAAACAATGTTACCTTCTGCGCAGGGGAGCGACTTAAAGTTGTCGAACTTGATTCAATCAAATCTGGCAATTTTATATTTGGGGGAGTCAATTCTATGAAGAATCATTATGTTGCCGCTGCTGTCATTCTGTCAGCGTTCATTGCCACGCCGGCTGCGGCACAGAGCTTTACGCACGAAACCACCTGGGAACCCGTCGAGTCGGTTGGCGGACTCACCGGCCCCGAAGGTCGGCAATACGGCGGTGGCTCGGTCAAGGGCACCTATGTCACCACCATGGACGATGGCACCGTGACCAAGGGAACGGTCCGCTGCGTCGGCCTCGGCCAGCCCGATGGCGGAATCTTCGCGATCCACCTGTCCTGCACCGCCAAGGATGACCAAGCGTCCTATATGCTGGCCTATGGCTGCAACTATGTCGGCAAGCCCGGCCCCGACACGCCGCTCGGATGCATCGGCGGCATGGAAGGCAAGGGCGGGCCGACCGACAAGATGCGCGGCTCTGTGACGATGTTCTGGTATGCAGACTCGAAGGCCAAGGGCACCGGGCAGTGGTACGTCGCCCCCTGATCCAATCGCGCCATCATTGATGGTGACTGAAGCCGGCTGCGGGACACCTGTCTTGCAGCCGGTTTTGGTGTCACCAACACCCGGCGCGGATCACCACGCGGCCCAGACCAGCCCCATTCCACCGATCACCGAAAACGGCGCGATCGCACGTACGGCCATCGGCGGAATGCGCTTGGCCCACCACACGGCATAGCCGTTGTGCCATGCGAGCGGGATCACCATCAGCGCCAGCGATGACCCGGCGATAAACAGCCCCGCCACCTCGAACAGCTGCGGCAGCTTCGCAGCATCGGCGCGCACGACCATCGCCGCACCCGCCAGAAAGCGCGGTATCTGTTCGGACAGGTTCACCCGGTGCGAGGTAGCCGTCAGGCTCAGGATATGGAGCGCACGCTGCGGCCGAAACGCCATCAACGCGCCAACCACGACAAGCCAGCCGCCCGCCGCGATCAGGAAAAGCAGCGCGACAAGCTGCACAGGCCGATTACCCGATGCGGTGCTCGCCCCGGATCCACCGCACCGTTCCAGACGATGCGCGCATCACCACGCTTTCGGTGGTGAGGATCGTCTCGCCGGTCGGCTTGCGGCGGCGCTTCACCCCGTCGAGCAGCGAGCCCGAGGTCACGCCGGTCGCAGCGAAGATGCAATCGCCCTTGGCGAGGTCTTCGAGCTTGTAGATGCGATTGAGGTCCGTGATGCCCCACTTGCGGGCGCGGGCCTTTTCGTCTTCGTTGCGGAACACCAGTCGGCCGTTGAACTGCCCGCCGACGCAACGCAGCGCCGCCGCCGCCAGCACGCCTTCGGGCGCGCCGCCCTGGCCCATGTACATATCGATCGTGGTTTCCTCGTCGGTCACCGCGATCACACCGGCAACGTCGCCGTCACCGATAAGCACCACCCCGCAGCCGAGCGCGCGCAGCTCGGCGATCAGCTCGGCATGGCGCGGGCGATCGAGCACGCAGACATTGATCTGCGACGGGTCGACGCCCTTGGCCGCCGCCACCGCCTTGACGTTTTCGGTCGGCGACTTGGCGAGATCGATGATGCCTTCGGGATAGCCCGGGCCGACCGCCAGCTTGTCCATATAGGTATCGGGCGCGTTGAGCAGGCAGCCCTTTTCCGCCGCCGCCAGCACCGCTAGCGCATTTGGCCCGGCCTTGGCGGTGATGGTGGTGCCTTCAAGCGGATCGAGCGCGATGTCGATCTGCGGCCCCTTCCCCATGCCAACCTTCTCGCCGATGAACAGCATCGGCGCCTCGTCACGCTCGCCCTCGCCGATCACCACGGTGCCATCGATGTAGAGGTTATCGAAGGCGCGGCGCATGGCTTCCACCGCCGCCGCATCGGCCGCCTTTTCATCACCGCGCCCGATAAGCTGCGCTGCGGCAATCGCGGCGGCTTCGGTCACGCGCACCATTTCGAGCACCAGCACGCGCTGGATGGAGTTCTCGGCTACGGCGTGATCGGTTGTGGTCGGCGGGTTCATGTGCAATTCAGCCCCTTGTCGCTCTGGTTGTGGCCAGATCATTTCGTGCCACGGCGCATAAGCGGATGGAGACGGGTTTGTCGAGCAATGCCATGCTGTCCGTGTCGGGTTTTCACGTCAGCCTGACCGCTTTCGCGCTGGCGCTGGCCATGCCGCTAGCCGCACAGGATGACACCGCGGCGACAGCGCCTGCCACACGCGCGCCCGCAGCGGCCGAGCCGCCCCAGCGCATCAACGTGCTCGTCACCAGGCCGCGCGGCGACATCAATCAGGCGCAGGCGAAGGAATGCGAAGACCGTGCCGATGCCGGCACCATCAGCGGCGAAATCGTGGTGTGCCGCGATATCGGCAATAATGGCACCGGCCTCACCGGCAGCCGCGCCGACAGCCAGAAACGCTACGCGCAGGAAACCGCCTTCAAGGGCGCGCCGCCTCCGCCCGATGTGTTCGGCATCCCCGATAACGGCAAGGGCATCGGCTTTGGCGGAGTGCCGCCGCCAGCCTTGATGATCGACGTTGCTGCCCTACCCAAGGCCCCCGCCGGATCGGACGCCGACCGGATCGCGCGCGGACTGCCGCCGCAGGGTCAGGAGCGCGAACTGACCGAGGAAGAGGAAAAGGCCCGGCGCGAGGCGGCCGGGATCAAGACCTCGGTGCCAGCGCGCGAGGGCAAAAAGAAGAAGGGCGGGTAAGGGAGCGGAGCCTTGCTGCTTCCCCTCATCGCCGCCGCGCTCGCCGCGCAGGTGCCAATCGACCCGCAGGTGCAGATCGGCCCGCAGGTGCCGCCGCAGCAAACCCTGCAATTTCCGCCGCGCTCCCCGTCCGACAAGCCCGTCAAACCCTCAGAGCCGGAACGCCCGCGCATCCCCATCGACCTCGGCCCCGATGCACCCGTCGCAGAGCCGCCGCAGCAGATCGATCTCCTCGCGCCCCCGCAAACTTCCGAAGCGGCCAACGAAGCAGTGCTCAAGGAATGCGCCGACAAGCAGGAGGCCGGGGTGGTGGCGGGCGAGATCGTGGTATGCGGCGAGCTTCCGGCAGACACTTCCCAGCTCTACAGCGGCAGCCGCGAGGCGTGGCTCAAGGATTATGCCGATCGCACACAGAACGCCGGCACGATCCCGCCGCCCGATGTTGCCGGGCCGGGCATTTTTCGCGGGCCACCCACTGTTAGCGGCCTGTGCTTCATCCCCCCCTGTCCGAAAGACCCGGCGGTGATCGTCGATGTGGAAGCCATCCCGGCCCCGCCCGCCGGATCGGATGCCGAGCGTGTGGCACAGGGACTGACGCCGGTGGAGGGTGACGACGCTCCGCTCGACGAGGAGGCAAGGCGGCGGATCGCAACCGAGCTGGGGCTGCCCGAAGCGCCCCAACCAGCGCCCGACGAATAGACGTCAGAGCGGCAGGATCGGCAGAACCAGTGGCTCGCCCGACAGGCTTTCCGAGCCTTCGAGCAGCGCCAGCGCCTCGGCGACGCAGCTTTCCGGCCCTTCGTGGGTCACCATCGCCACCATCACCTCACCCGCATCGGCACCGCGGCCCTGCTGGATCAGGCTTTCGATCGAGACCGCGCCATCGCGCATCGCGGCAGTGATTTCGGCGAGCACGCCGGGGCGGTCCTTGACCATGAAGCGGATATAGGTGCGCTCGGTGCGGTGGCCGGGTTCGGCCGGCGGCAGCGCGGCGAGCTGCGCAGAGGGGATCGAGAAGGGCGCGCCCACCTCGTCGCGGGCAATGTCGATCAGGTCGGCGGCGACTGCGCTGGCCGTCGGACCGTCGCCTGCGCCTGCGCCCTGGAACAGCAGGCGGCCGGAGAAATTGCCCTCGGCCACGACCGCGTTGGTGGGGCCGTCGACCGCGCTCAGCGGGTGGCCCTTGGCGACAAGGCAGGGGCGCACGCGCTGGAGCAGGCGCGCACCCGAAGCGGTTTCTTCGACGTCCGCCTCGCCGATCAGCCGGATCACGAAGCCCAGCGCGTCGGCCTGCGCGATATCGGCGGCGCGCACCTGGGTGATGCCGGCAATCCGCACGCCCGCGAAATCGACCCGCGTGCCGAACCCGATCGCCGCAAGGATCGCGAGCTTGTGCGCGGCATCCACGCCTTCGATATCGAACGCCGGATCAGCCTCGGCAAAGCCCAGCCGCTGCGCTTCCGCCAGCACCTCGCCGAAATCGGCACCGGTGCGCTCCATCGTCGAGAGGATGTAATTGCAGGTGCCGTTGAGGATGCCGTAGACCTTGGTCAGCGCATTGGCCGAGGTGCCTTCGCGCAGGCCCTTGATCACCGGGATGCCCCCCGCCACCGCCGCCTCGAACTTCAGCGGCATGGTGTGCGCTTCGGCGAGTTCGGCCAGCTCCAGCCCGTGATGCGCGATCATCGCCTTGTTGGCGGTGACTAGGCCCTTGCCCGCACCCAGCGCCGCACGCGACAGCGCCAGCGCCGGCCCGTCCGACCCGCCGACCAGTTCAACCACCACATCGACATCGTCGCGCCGCGCAAGCGCGATCATGTCGTCTTCCCAGGCGAAGCGGGAAATATCGACGCCGCGATCCTTGCCGCGATCACGCGCGCTGACGGCCACCACTTCGATCGGCCGCCCGGCGCGCGCGGCGATCAGGCGGGCGTTGGTGTCGAGCAGGCGGATGACGCCCGCACCGACCGTCCCGAGCCCGGCGATCCCGATGCGCAGCGGTGCGGTGGCAGTGGTGGTGGTCAAGCGGGCCTCCATGACTAATCAGGAGACGCCGCTTACCCGCACAGGGCGCGCGGTCAAGCTGTCAGGATGCCGCAGGCGCCTTGGTGATGCGCCGCTCGCACGGGCCGAGCTGGGCAAGGACGAAGGCATAGTCCCCCGCCGCCAGCCGCCGTTCGGCCGGATCGCGCGCGAGATTGGCATTGCTCGGCAGCTGCGCGGGGAGCGCACAGGCGAGGCGATACCAGCGCAGCGTCTCGGGCGCAGGGGGGCGCGCGGCCGAATCGATGATCTCGCCCCACGACACGCCCCATTGCGGCGGCTGGCCGGGACGGCGCAGGATCGTGAGCGAGACCGGCGCGCGGGTATCGGTGGCGAGAAATACCTGCGTCTCCGATTCGCCCGCCAGCGTGCCCCGCACCGCCAGCGCATCGCTGATCCCGGTGATCCGCGGCGGCGCATCGGCGGCGTAGAGCGCGGTGAGAATCGGGCGCAGCCGCGCCTCCAGCTCGGGTGTCGCATCAAGCTGCGCACCCGGCGCGACCAGCCGCACCTCGCCCGGCCGCCCGGGGACCGAATCGGCGAACAGCACGAACTGGCGCTTCTTCAGCTTGGGCACCTTGCCCTTGGCATCGAGCGGCACATCGACGAGGTAGACAAAGGTGCTGCCGAGGCTCGCGCGCCCCCCGATCAGGGCCAGCGTGTCGGCCTCGATATAGAGCCGCGCGAATCCGGCCGCGAGGCCCGGCGCGCGATCGGGTTTGAGCAGCGTCTGGCTGCGAATCTGCGCGCGGATCACAAGGTCCGAAGCATCCGCAAGGCTCGTCAAATCGGCATAGGTCGGCCCCGTCGGCACTGCCGCAACCGGAGCCGCCGGTGTCTGGGCAACGGCCACGGATGGCCCCAAAGCGAGCCCCGCAAGCAGTGCCGCCGATACCTTCAGAGGTTTGAATTTGCGCGTTAATTCATCTTTAACTTGTGACATCATCGGGGCACCCATCGCAGCGTTCCGGCGCTATGTTCTAACAGGCCCTGTTGGACAAGGCTCGCCGTGAATCCGCCCTGAACCGCAAAAGGGTTTGATTGGCTAGAACTAGCCCGTTAAAGCCCAAGTGGCTGACTGCGCGGGACTGGGGACATTGCCGCACAATCAGCTGAGGTTGCGCAATGGTCGAATCCGGCCAGCGCGTACCAGTCGGGATCAGGTTTGAGTGTGCCGCCTTCAAGGCATACGCTCTTTCCATCATTCCCGGCGTGGGAGGACCGAAATGACCGGGATCCATTCACCGGCCTTATGGGCTGGCGGGTGGGGAGTGTGCCGATCCCCCTTGATCGGCGAGTATTTGGAGAGAAAGCGCTGGATGTCCTACGCTAGCCAACAACAAGGATTGACCGGCCCTAAGCTTGTCTCACTGATCATCGCGCTTGCGATCGTCGGTAGTGTCGGGGCGGGTATGGTCATCTTTCTCGCGGTTGACGCCGTCAAAGAGGTGATCGAACGCGTTACCACTGTGGACGTTGAGGAAGAACCGCCGCCACCCGAGGAAGAGCCGCCGCCGCCCGAAGAGCAGCCGGAGCAGACCTCGCCGCCGCCGCCGGTAGCCCCGCCGCCACCGATCAGCATCGCGACCAATCCGCCGCAGATCGAAACGGTTCAAACTCCGCCGCCGCCGCAACCGGTGAGCACGCGCCCGAGCGTTGTCGAAGCGCCTCCAGGGCCGCCCAAGCCGCCCTCCAAGGCGCGCGGTGTGCGCACGAAGAACGAGCGCAGCTGGACTGCGCGGATTCAGGAAGACTACCCGCCTCGCGCGCTGCGTGAGGAAGTTGAAGGCACCGTCGGCGTTCGCGTCACGGTGACTGCCGATGGCCGGGCGACCGGTTGTTCGGTGACGGCTTCGAGCGGGAACTCTGACCTCGACGCAGGGGCCTGCCGTTCGCTTGAACGCTATGGCCGCTTCGAACCCGCGCTTGACGATGCCGGCAACCCGACCAGCGCCAGTTGGTCGACCCGCATCACCTATCGTTTGAACTAACGGATCCATCCAGCTGGTGGCATCCGCGCCAGCCCCACGAGACAATTCTTTTAAAAGGACTTTCGCAATGAACCTTACCCTTCTCGCCGCGGCCGCCGCGGAAGCAGCGCCGAAATCCAGCTTCGGCTTCGTCCAAGCCATGAAGGAAGGCGGCCCGGTTGCCTGGTCGATCCTTGCCATCATGGTCATCATGTCGGTCGGCTCGTTCTACATCATGTTCACCAAGCTGTTCGAACAGAACAAGGTGATGAAGCAGTACGGCACCGTGCAGTCGGCATTCTGGCGTGCTGCCAGCCTCAAGGAAGGCGCCACCAAGCTCGACAAGGACAGCGCATGGCGCCAGCTGGCCGACGACGCCGTCAAGGCCCAGGAAGACCACGGCAAGATGACCGACAGCCTCGAATCGCATGATTACATGCACGGTTCGCTGCAGCGTTCGGAAGATTCGATCAACGCCGTGCTCGCCGGCGGTCTGCCGTTCCTCGCCACCGTCGGTGCGACCGCGCCGTTCGTGGGTCTGCTCGGCACCGTGATCGGGATCTACCGCGCGCTGATCAACATCGGCATCGCCGGTTCGGCCTCGATCGACAAGGTCGCCGGCCCCGTCGGTGAAGCGCTGATCATGACCGCCATCGGTCTGCTCGTCGCTGTTCCGGCCGTGTTCGCGTTCAACTGGCTGCAATCGCGCAACCGCAAGATTGCTGCCATGCTGAGCACCTTCTCGACCGACCTGCTGGCGTACATGAACTCGAACGGTGCGGTTAAGCCGACCCCGGTCGCGGCTGCCGCTGCCAAGCCGGCTGCCAAGCCCGCTGCTCCGGCTGCCAAGGCCTGATCGCCATTGCCGGCAAACGGCGGGGATCGCTTTCGGGCCTTCCCCGCCGCTTTGCCCGGACTGTCCCGTCTGACGGGTCAACATCCGGGCGCAGTCATCAAGTCAATGTTTTGACAGGCTAGGAATTCACAATGGCGATTTCTACGGGAGGCGGGGCAGAGACCCCCATGTCCGACATCAACACCACGCCGCTGGTGGACGTGATGCTGGTGCTCCTGATCATCTTCCTCATCGCGGTTCCGGTGGCGATCCAGACGATCGAGAAGCTGAAGATTCCGGTCTTCGAATCGGTCGAATCGAAGGACAAGGTGGAAAACCTGCTGCTCACCATCAGCACCACCGATGCTGCCGGTCGTAGCGCCGGGGAGCCGGGCTTCGCCGGTGCCGCGCGCGAAGGCGAATGCCGGATTTATTTCAACAACATCACCCCGGTCACATCCCAGGAGCTCTACGACATGGGCTTCAAGCGCCTCGACGACATCGTCAATCGCGCGGGTGGTCCCGAGGCTCTGATGGAAGATCCCGAGAAGATCCCGCAGGTCCACATCCGTGGCGACGTCAACGCGCCGTGGCGCTGTGTGGCCGGTGCGATCTACAACATCCAGCGCGCGGGTTATCCGATCGTCGGGTTCATCTCGAACCCCGTCGAACCCGGCATCTGACGCTCAGGCGTATTTGAGGAGTAACTGACATGGGTATGTCCGGAGGCAAGCTCGACGGCGAACCAATGATGGACATGAACATGACGCCGCTGATCGACGTTCTGCTCGTTCTGCTGATCATGTTCATCATCACTATCCCGGTTGCGACGCACTCGGTCGATATCGACCTGCCGCAGCCGAATCCGAACCCGCCGCCGGTGATTATCGAGCCGATCAAGAACAAGCTGGTGCTGAGCTCCCAGGACCAGATCCTGTGGAACGGCACGCCGGTGTCGCAAGGCGATCTGGTCACGATCCTGCAACAGAGCTTGAACATGAACCCGGAGCCTGAGCTTCAGTTCGAACCCGAGCCGTTCGCCAGCTATGAGCTGTCGGCCAAGGTGCTGCAGATCATCAAGAGCTCGGGCGTGACCAAGTTCGGTTTCGTCGGCAACGAGAAGTATCGCGATTTCGGCAAGTAAGACTGGCGGGGCTTGGGCCGGTCTAGACCCGGTCTTGACCCCCTCCAGCCTCGGCTAGATCGACACCAGAAGGGGCGCTGCGAGC is a genomic window containing:
- the hisN gene encoding histidinol-phosphatase — its product is MTDARTDRDLALALRLADAAGAAIRPLFRGAWSHERKADRSFVTEADRAAEAAMRALIEEAFPADGIIGEEYGTRNEGAGRQWVLDPIDGTTSFIAGRPIFGTLIALLQDGWPVLGIIDQPIAGERWVGRIGQPTLFNGKPAQAKPLKELGDAVLATTSPHLFTDEEADAFMSVAKQVAEKKIIYGGDCYNYGLVASGHIDLVIEAGLKLHDYAALVPVVEGAGGMMADWQGNPLDAGSDGTVIAIGDPARLEDVLEAMG
- a CDS encoding helix-turn-helix domain-containing protein, which translates into the protein MSNSGAPMSSENPAARPDPVILPAMRSALGHTRAGEPLSNNRAPCPELSPWVARIYATKVEMAPDDVLHCGLIADTPVMRTLFAGEWTAQTRDGFGRYGPSAMLFGAQTKRMAVSVRGSFATIGVALKPGAMTALRGPKVEDTLDRIILYDHIYGDADWGTSERLIEWFDPSASPERWLRVAEKLVQQLVDLAGGEKPDPIIEVFDKAVFADPNLSIAEFAEEHRIERRSLERKIKSAYGQTATQVLRRARALDIAAHLRGVADDSEAEEAALRFFDQSHMIREFRAFFGMTPRQFARTPQPFMTLTLEARQSRRLEVLGRALPDENYPWRM
- a CDS encoding ribose-phosphate pyrophosphokinase; translated protein: MKIMSGNSNLPLARAIAAYLEIPLTDASVRRFSDEEVFVEIHENVRGEDVFVVQPTNFPANDNLMELLICIDALRRASAKRITAVVPYFGYARQDRKPGPRTPISAKLVANLITEAGADRVLAVDLHAGQIQGFFDIPTDNLYAAPVMAADIQARYGDQALMVVSPDVGGVVRARALAKRLDNAPLAIVDKRRDRPGESEVMNIIGDVSGRHCILIDDIVDSGGTLCNAAAALLEGGAKSVAAYITHGVLSGGAVARINGSALKELVITDSIRPTEATAASDRIRVLPIAPLVGEAIRRIADESSVSSLFD
- a CDS encoding PilZ domain-containing protein, producing MIVKKRNPRRTPAFLKAMLQGEDSTQEVCVRDVSVNGALLDVVQPLRVFEMVTLTCGNSRVNGIVAWSDDGRLGMEFSELLTGDTLVDSLEQRMKISAPRAYQSGQIDS
- the glpX gene encoding class II fructose-bisphosphatase; translated protein: MNPPTTTDHAVAENSIQRVLVLEMVRVTEAAAIAAAQLIGRGDEKAADAAAVEAMRRAFDNLYIDGTVVIGEGERDEAPMLFIGEKVGMGKGPQIDIALDPLEGTTITAKAGPNALAVLAAAEKGCLLNAPDTYMDKLAVGPGYPEGIIDLAKSPTENVKAVAAAKGVDPSQINVCVLDRPRHAELIAELRALGCGVVLIGDGDVAGVIAVTDEETTIDMYMGQGGAPEGVLAAAALRCVGGQFNGRLVFRNEDEKARARKWGITDLNRIYKLEDLAKGDCIFAATGVTSGSLLDGVKRRRKPTGETILTTESVVMRASSGTVRWIRGEHRIG
- a CDS encoding homoserine dehydrogenase codes for the protein MTTTTATAPLRIGIAGLGTVGAGVIRLLDTNARLIAARAGRPIEVVAVSARDRGKDRGVDISRFAWEDDMIALARRDDVDVVVELVGGSDGPALALSRAALGAGKGLVTANKAMIAHHGLELAELAEAHTMPLKFEAAVAGGIPVIKGLREGTSANALTKVYGILNGTCNYILSTMERTGADFGEVLAEAQRLGFAEADPAFDIEGVDAAHKLAILAAIGFGTRVDFAGVRIAGITQVRAADIAQADALGFVIRLIGEADVEETASGARLLQRVRPCLVAKGHPLSAVDGPTNAVVAEGNFSGRLLFQGAGAGDGPTASAVAADLIDIARDEVGAPFSIPSAQLAALPPAEPGHRTERTYIRFMVKDRPGVLAEITAAMRDGAVSIESLIQQGRGADAGEVMVAMVTHEGPESCVAEALALLEGSESLSGEPLVLPILPL
- a CDS encoding energy transducer TonB, translating into MVIFLAVDAVKEVIERVTTVDVEEEPPPPEEEPPPPEEQPEQTSPPPPVAPPPPISIATNPPQIETVQTPPPPQPVSTRPSVVEAPPGPPKPPSKARGVRTKNERSWTARIQEDYPPRALREEVEGTVGVRVTVTADGRATGCSVTASSGNSDLDAGACRSLERYGRFEPALDDAGNPTSASWSTRITYRLN
- a CDS encoding MotA/TolQ/ExbB proton channel family protein, translating into MNLTLLAAAAAEAAPKSSFGFVQAMKEGGPVAWSILAIMVIMSVGSFYIMFTKLFEQNKVMKQYGTVQSAFWRAASLKEGATKLDKDSAWRQLADDAVKAQEDHGKMTDSLESHDYMHGSLQRSEDSINAVLAGGLPFLATVGATAPFVGLLGTVIGIYRALINIGIAGSASIDKVAGPVGEALIMTAIGLLVAVPAVFAFNWLQSRNRKIAAMLSTFSTDLLAYMNSNGAVKPTPVAAAAAKPAAKPAAPAAKA
- a CDS encoding ExbD/TolR family protein, whose protein sequence is MAISTGGGAETPMSDINTTPLVDVMLVLLIIFLIAVPVAIQTIEKLKIPVFESVESKDKVENLLLTISTTDAAGRSAGEPGFAGAAREGECRIYFNNITPVTSQELYDMGFKRLDDIVNRAGGPEALMEDPEKIPQVHIRGDVNAPWRCVAGAIYNIQRAGYPIVGFISNPVEPGI
- a CDS encoding ExbD/TolR family protein; translation: MGMSGGKLDGEPMMDMNMTPLIDVLLVLLIMFIITIPVATHSVDIDLPQPNPNPPPVIIEPIKNKLVLSSQDQILWNGTPVSQGDLVTILQQSLNMNPEPELQFEPEPFASYELSAKVLQIIKSSGVTKFGFVGNEKYRDFGK